One region of Camelus bactrianus isolate YW-2024 breed Bactrian camel chromosome 22, ASM4877302v1, whole genome shotgun sequence genomic DNA includes:
- the HSD11B1L gene encoding hydroxysteroid 11-beta-dehydrogenase 1-like protein isoform X3: MITWSQWWPWRWARGGRAKAGGITACSSNKDTVGEMGMTVGQACAGHLSPAADPGRAMKMLLLTGLGALFFAYYWDDNFNPASLQGARVLLTGASAGVGEELAYHYARLGSHLVLTAPTEALLQKVVGNCRKLGAPKVFYIAADMAFPEVPERVVRFALDKLGGLDYLVLNHLGAAPAGTRARRAQATRWLMQVNFLSYVQLTSLALPSLTDSKGSLVVVSSLLGRVPTSFSSPYSAAKFALDSFFGSLRRELDVQDVNVAITMCVLGLRDRASAAEGVRGVTKAKAAPGPKAALAVIRGGATRASGVFYPWRFHLLCLLRGWLPYPRAWFIRQDLNITVPAAA, from the exons ATGATAACCTGGAGCCAGTGGTGGCCATGGAGATGGGCAAGAGGGGGCAGGGCCAAGGCTGGGGGCATCACTGCGTGCTCTTCTAACAAAGACACAGTTGGGGAAATGGGTATGACTGTGGGCCAGGCCTGTGCCGGCCACCTCTCTCCTGCTGCAGACCCAGGGAGGGCCATGAAGATGCTACTCCTCACTGGGCTGGGAGCCCTGTTCTTTGCCTATTATTGGGATGACAACTTTAACCCAG CCAGCCTCCAGGGAGCCCGAGTGCTGCTGACCGGAGCCAGTGCAGGTGTGGGGGAGGAGCTGGCCTATCACTACGCACGCCTGGGCTCCCACCTGGTGCTCACTGCCCCCACTGAGGCTCTCCTGCAGAAG GTGGTAGGGAACTGCCGGAAGCTGGGCGCTCCCAAGGTCTTCTACATCGCTGCGGACATGGCCTTCCCTGAGGTGCCCGAGCGCGTGGTGCGGTTTGCGCTGGACAAGCtgg GAGGGCTGGACTACCTGGTGCTGAACCACCTCGGCGCCGCCCCGGCAGGCACGCGGGCCCGCAGAGCCCAGGCGACACGCTGGCTTATGCAG GTGAACTTCCTGAGTTACGTGCAACTAACTTCGTTGGCGCTGCCCAGTCTGACCGACAGCAAGGGCTCCCTGGTGGTGGTGTCCTCGTTGCTAG GCCGCGTGCCCACCTCCTTCTCCAGCCCCTACTCGGCGGCCAAGTTCGCTCTGGACAGCTTCTTTGGCTCTCTCCGGCGGGAGCTGGACGTGCAGGACGTGAATGTGGCTATCACCATGTGCGTCCTGGGCCTCCGGGATCGCGCCTCAGCCGCGGAGGGTGTCAG GGGCGTCACGAAGGCCAAGGCGGCTCCAGGGCCCAAGGCAGCTCTGGCTGTGATCCGAGGCGGCGCCACACGTGCCTCTGGCGTCTTCTACCCATGGCGCTTCCACCTGCTCTGCCTGCTTCGCGGCTGGCTGCCCTACCCGAGGGCCTGGTTCATCCGCCAGGATCTCAACATCACGGTCCCCGCTGCTGCCTGA
- the HSD11B1L gene encoding hydroxysteroid 11-beta-dehydrogenase 1-like protein isoform X1: protein MITWSQWWPWRWARGGRAKAGGITACSSNKDTVGEMGMTVGQACAGHLSPAADPGRAMKMLLLTGLGALFFAYYWDDNFNPASLQGARVLLTGASAGVGEELAYHYARLGSHLVLTAPTEALLQKVVGNCRKLGAPKVFYIAADMAFPEVPERVVRFALDKLGGLDYLVLNHLGAAPAGTRARRAQATRWLMQVNFLSYVQLTSLALPSLTDSKGSLVVVSSLLGACTRGGERGSHRAPCGLAWRCQEDFLEEGEQCVTAQPLPSGAPRPRAHLLLQPLLGGQVRSGQLLWLSPAGAGRAGRECGYHHVRPGPPGSRLSRGGCQGRHEGQGGSRAQGSSGCDPRRRHTCLWRLLPMALPPALPASRLAALPEGLVHPPGSQHHGPRCCLSSEDFPANYPGARTHTKTPLREWRRSRRKSSRQKSKTETNYQHLKTIRTPCATVDSLPGILPGTWKTTPQPSQLSLKI from the exons ATGATAACCTGGAGCCAGTGGTGGCCATGGAGATGGGCAAGAGGGGGCAGGGCCAAGGCTGGGGGCATCACTGCGTGCTCTTCTAACAAAGACACAGTTGGGGAAATGGGTATGACTGTGGGCCAGGCCTGTGCCGGCCACCTCTCTCCTGCTGCAGACCCAGGGAGGGCCATGAAGATGCTACTCCTCACTGGGCTGGGAGCCCTGTTCTTTGCCTATTATTGGGATGACAACTTTAACCCAG CCAGCCTCCAGGGAGCCCGAGTGCTGCTGACCGGAGCCAGTGCAGGTGTGGGGGAGGAGCTGGCCTATCACTACGCACGCCTGGGCTCCCACCTGGTGCTCACTGCCCCCACTGAGGCTCTCCTGCAGAAG GTGGTAGGGAACTGCCGGAAGCTGGGCGCTCCCAAGGTCTTCTACATCGCTGCGGACATGGCCTTCCCTGAGGTGCCCGAGCGCGTGGTGCGGTTTGCGCTGGACAAGCtgg GAGGGCTGGACTACCTGGTGCTGAACCACCTCGGCGCCGCCCCGGCAGGCACGCGGGCCCGCAGAGCCCAGGCGACACGCTGGCTTATGCAG GTGAACTTCCTGAGTTACGTGCAACTAACTTCGTTGGCGCTGCCCAGTCTGACCGACAGCAAGGGCTCCCTGGTGGTGGTGTCCTCGTTGCTAGGTGCGTGCACGCGGGGCGGAGAGCGGGGAAGCCACAGGGCTCCATGTGGCTTAGCCTGGAGGTGCCAGGAAgatttcctggaggagggggagcagTGTGTGACTGCTCAGCCGCTGCCCTCCGGCGCCCCCAGGCCGCGTGCCCACCTCCTTCTCCAGCCCCTACTCGGCGGCCAAGTTCGCTCTGGACAGCTTCTTTGGCTCTCTCCGGCGGGAGCTGGACGTGCAGGACGTGAATGTGGCTATCACCATGTGCGTCCTGGGCCTCCGGGATCGCGCCTCAGCCGCGGAGGGTGTCAG GGGCGTCACGAAGGCCAAGGCGGCTCCAGGGCCCAAGGCAGCTCTGGCTGTGATCCGAGGCGGCGCCACACGTGCCTCTGGCGTCTTCTACCCATGGCGCTTCCACCTGCTCTGCCTGCTTCGCGGCTGGCTGCCCTACCCGAGGGCCTGGTTCATCCGCCAGGATCTCAACATCACGGTCCCCGCTGCTGCCTGAGCTCCGAAGACTTTCCAGCTAACTATCCTGGAGCTAGGACTCACACCAAGACACCTCTGAGAGAGTGGCGGAGGTCCAGGAGAAAGTCATCAAGACAGAAAAGTAAAACCGAGACAAACTACCAGCACCTGAAAACAATCAGAACTCCGTGTGCAACTGTCGACAGCTTGCCAGGCATCTTACCAGGAACTTGGAAGACAACACCCCAGCCTTCTCAACTGTCACTAAAGATATGA
- the HSD11B1L gene encoding hydroxysteroid 11-beta-dehydrogenase 1-like protein isoform X4, which produces MITWSQWWPWRWARGGRAKAGGITACSSNKDTVGEMGMTVGQACAGHLSPAADPGRAMKMLLLTGLGALFFAYYWDDNFNPGELPELRATNFVGAAQSDRQQGLPGGGVLVARPRAHLLLQPLLGGQVRSGQLLWLSPAGAGRAGRECGYHHVRPGPPGSRLSRGGCQGRHEGQGGSRAQGSSGCDPRRRHTCLWRLLPMALPPALPASRLAALPEGLVHPPGSQHHGPRCCLSSEDFPANYPGARTHTKTPLREWRRSRRKSSRQKSKTETNYQHLKTIRTPCATVDSLPGILPGTWKTTPQPSQLSLKI; this is translated from the exons ATGATAACCTGGAGCCAGTGGTGGCCATGGAGATGGGCAAGAGGGGGCAGGGCCAAGGCTGGGGGCATCACTGCGTGCTCTTCTAACAAAGACACAGTTGGGGAAATGGGTATGACTGTGGGCCAGGCCTGTGCCGGCCACCTCTCTCCTGCTGCAGACCCAGGGAGGGCCATGAAGATGCTACTCCTCACTGGGCTGGGAGCCCTGTTCTTTGCCTATTATTGGGATGACAACTTTAACCCAG GTGAACTTCCTGAGTTACGTGCAACTAACTTCGTTGGCGCTGCCCAGTCTGACCGACAGCAAGGGCTCCCTGGTGGTGGTGTCCTCGTTGCTAG GCCGCGTGCCCACCTCCTTCTCCAGCCCCTACTCGGCGGCCAAGTTCGCTCTGGACAGCTTCTTTGGCTCTCTCCGGCGGGAGCTGGACGTGCAGGACGTGAATGTGGCTATCACCATGTGCGTCCTGGGCCTCCGGGATCGCGCCTCAGCCGCGGAGGGTGTCAG GGGCGTCACGAAGGCCAAGGCGGCTCCAGGGCCCAAGGCAGCTCTGGCTGTGATCCGAGGCGGCGCCACACGTGCCTCTGGCGTCTTCTACCCATGGCGCTTCCACCTGCTCTGCCTGCTTCGCGGCTGGCTGCCCTACCCGAGGGCCTGGTTCATCCGCCAGGATCTCAACATCACGGTCCCCGCTGCTGCCTGAGCTCCGAAGACTTTCCAGCTAACTATCCTGGAGCTAGGACTCACACCAAGACACCTCTGAGAGAGTGGCGGAGGTCCAGGAGAAAGTCATCAAGACAGAAAAGTAAAACCGAGACAAACTACCAGCACCTGAAAACAATCAGAACTCCGTGTGCAACTGTCGACAGCTTGCCAGGCATCTTACCAGGAACTTGGAAGACAACACCCCAGCCTTCTCAACTGTCACTAAAGATATGA
- the LONP1 gene encoding LOW QUALITY PROTEIN: lon protease homolog, mitochondrial (The sequence of the model RefSeq protein was modified relative to this genomic sequence to represent the inferred CDS: deleted 2 bases in 2 codons), whose amino-acid sequence MAGPWRRAQGMCGCGELRGVGRFGGRCWPSRGGGSPCGPSVVAQRPAGLRRLASLGAVGQGPAAAGHWRGLWEANNRGGGGSFSGGEDASEGGAEDGTSGVGGSAGGGEGPVITALTPMMIPDVFPHLPLIAVTRNPVFPRFIKIVEVKNKKLVELLRRKVRLAQPYAGVFLKKDDNDESDVVESLDEIYHMGTFVQIHEMQDLGDKLRMIVMGHRRVHISRQLEVEPEDPEGENKQKPHRKPKRNKKEAEEDGGTRQQVEVAVEPGPASEVLMVEVENVVHEDFQVTEEVKALTAEIVKTIRDIIALNPLYRESVLQMMQAGHRVVDNPIYLSDMGAALTGAESHELQDVLEETNIPKRLYKALSLLKKEFELSKLQQRLGREVEEKIKQTHRKYLLQEQLKIIKKELGLEKDDKDAIEEKFRERLKELVVPKHVMDVVDEELSKLGLLDNHSSEFNVTRNYLDWLTSIPWGKCSDENLDLARAQAVLEEDHYGMEDVKKRILEFIAVSQLRGSTQGKILCFYGPPGVGKTSIARSIARALNREYFRFSVGGMTDVAEIKGHRRTYVGAMPGKVIQCLKKTKTENPLVLIDEVDKIGRGYQGDPSSALLELLDPEQNANFLDHYLDVPVDLSKVLFICTANITETIPEPLRDRMEMINVSGYVAQEKLAIAERYLVPQARAQCGLDESKAKLSSDVLTLLIKQYCRESGVRNLQKQVEKVLRKSAYKIVSGEAEFVEVTPENLQDFVGKPVFTVERMYDVTPPGVVMGLAWTAMGGSTLFVETSLRRPWDRGSHSKEDKDGSLEVTGQLGEVMKESARIAYTFARAFLMQRDPTNEFLVTSHIHLHVPEGATPKDGPSAGCTIITALLSLAMNRSVRQNLAMTGEVSLTGKILPVGGIKEKTIAAKRAGVTCIVLPAENKKDFYDLAPFITEGLEVHFVEHYREIFDIAFPEEAEALAVER is encoded by the exons GCCGGGCCATGGCGGCGGGCGCAGGGTATGTGCGGCTGTGGGGAGCTGCGAGGTGTTGGGCGCTTCGGCGGCCGCTGCTGGCCGTCACGGGGGGGCGGGTCC CCCTGTGGCCCGAGCGTGGTTGCCCAGAGGCCGGCGGGCCTGCGACGCCTCGCCTCCCTGGGCGCTGTG GGCCAAGGCCCCGCAGCCGCGGGCCACTGGCGGGGACTTTGGGAGGCGAACaaccgcggcggcggcggctcatTCTCCGGCGGCGAGGATGCCTCCGAGGGCGGCGCGGAGGATGGGACCTCGGGCGTGGGGGGCAGCGCGGGCGGCGGGGAAGGCCCGGTCATTACGGCGCTGACACCCATGATGATCCCGGACGTGTTCCCGCACCTGCCACTCATCGCCGTTACACGCAACCCAGTGTTCCCGCGCTTTATCAAGATTGTCGAG GTTAAAAATAAGAAGTTGGTTGAGCTGCTAAGAAGGAAAGTCCGTCTTGCCCAGCCGTATGCCGGTGTCTTTCTAAAGAAAGATGACAA CGACGAGTCCGACGTGGTCGAGAGCCTGGATGAGATCTACCACATGGGGACGTTTGTCCAGATCCATGAGATGCAGGACCTTGGGGACAAGCTGCGCATGATTGTCATGGGACACAGAAG GGTTCACATCAGCCGCCAGCTGGAGGTGGAGCCAGAGGATCCTGAGGGTGAGAACAAGCAGAAGCCCCACCGGAAGCCCAAGCGGAACAAGAAGGAGGCGGAGGAAGACGGGGGCACCAGGCAGCAGGTGGAGGTGGCGGTGGAGCCCGGCCCTGCCAGCGAGGTGCTCATGGTGGAGGTGGAGAACGTCGTCCATGAGGACTTCCAGGTCACTGAGGAGGTGAAG GCCCTGACTGCAGAGATTGTGAAGACCATCCGGGATATCATCGCCTTGAACCCCCTCTACAG AGAGTCTGTGCTGCAGATGATGCAGGCGGGCCACAGGGTGGTGGACAACCCCATCTACCTGAGCGACATGGGCGCTGCGCTGACCGGAGCCGAGTCCCACGAGCTGCAGGATGTCCTGGAGGAGACCAAC ATTCCAAAGCGGTTGTATAAGGCCTTGTCCCTCCTCAAGAAGGAGTTTGAGCTGAGCAAGCTGCAGCAGCGCCTGGGCCGGGAG GTGGAGGAGAAGATCAAGCAGACGCATCGCAAGTACCTCCTGCAGGAGCAGCTGAAGATCATCAAGAAGGAGCTGGGCCTGGAGAAGGATGACAAGGACGCCATTGAGGAGAAGTTCCGCGAGCGGCTGAAGGAGCTGGTGGTGCCCAAGCACGTCATGGACGTGGTGGACGAGGAGCTGAGCAAGCTGGGCCTGCTGGACAACCACTCCTCCGAGTTCAA TGTTACCCGCAACTACCTGGACTGGCTGACATCCATCCCGTGGGGCAAGTGCAGCGATGAGAACCTGGACCTGGCCCGGGCGCAGGCGGTGCTGGAGGAGGACCACTACGGGATGGAGGACGTGAAGAAGCGCATCCTG GAGTTCATCGCTGTCAGCCAGCTCCGGGGCTCCACCCAGGGCAAGATCCTCTGCTTCTATGGCCCCCCGGGCGTGGGCAAGACCAGCATCGCCCGCTCCATCGCCCGTGCCCTGAACCGCGAGTACTTCCGCTTCAGTGTCGGGGGCATGACGGACGTGGCTGAGATCAAGGGGCACAG GCGGACGTACGTGGGTGCCATGCCGGGGAAAGTCATCCAGTGCTTGAAGAAGACCAAGACTGAGAACCCCCTGGTGCTGATTGACGAG GTGGACAAGATTGGCCGGGGCTACCAGGGGGACCCCTCATCAGCGCTGCTCGAGCTGCTGGACCCTGAGCAGAATGCCAACTTCCTGGACCATTACCTGGATGTGCCCGTGGACTTGTCCAAG GTGCTGTTCATCTGCACTGCCAACATCACCGAGACCATCCCGGAGCCGCTGAGGGACCGGATGGAGATGATCAACGTGTCAGGCTACGTGGCCCAGGAGAAGCTCGCCATCGCAGAG CGGTACCTGGTGCCTCAGGCCCGTGCCCAGTGTGGCCTGGACGAGAGCAAGGCCAAGCTGTCATCGGACGTGCTGACCCTTCTGATCAAGCAGTACTGCCGGGAGAGCGGCGTCCGCAACCTGCAGAAGCAGGTGGAGAAG GTGTTACGGAAGTCCGCCTACAAGATCGTCAGTGGCGAGGCCGAGTTCGTGGAGGTGACGCCCGAGAACCTACAGGACTTCGTGGGGAAGCCGGTGTTCACGGTGGAGCGCATGTACGACGTGACGCCGCCTGGCGTGGTCATGGGCCTGGCCTGGACCGCCATGG GCGGCTCCACACTGTTTGTTGAGACATCCCTGAGGCGGCCTTGGGACAGAGGCAGCCACAGCAAGGAGGACAAGGATGGGAGCCTGGAGGTGACAGGCCAGCTGGGGGAGGTGATGAAGGAGAGCGCCCGCATCGCCTACACCTTCGCCAGGGCCTTCCTGATGCAGCGCGACCCCACCAATGAGTTCCTGGTGACATCACACATCCACCTGCATGTGCCTGAG GGCGCCACCCCCAAGGATGGCCCGAGCGCCGGCTGCACCATCATCACGGCCCTGCTCTCCCTGGCAATGAACCGGTCGGTGCGGCAGAACCTGGCCATGACAGGCGAGGTCTCCCTCACGGGCAAGATCCTGCCGGTGGGCGGCATCAAGGAGAAGACCATTGCG GCCAAGCGTGCGGGAGTGACATGCATCGTCCTGCCTGCCGAGAACAAGAAGGATTTCTATGACCTGGCCCCCTTCATCACCGAGGGCCTGGAGGTGCACTTCGTGGAGCACTACCGCGAGATCTTCGACATCGCCTTCCCCGAGGAGGCTGAGGCCCTGGCCGTGGAGCGGTGA
- the RPL36 gene encoding large ribosomal subunit protein eL36 has protein sequence MALRYPMAVGLNKGHKVTKNVSKPRHSRRRGRLTKHTKFVRDMIREVCGFAPYERRAMELLKVSKDKRALKFIKKRVGTHIRAKRKREELSNVLAAMRKAAAKKD, from the exons ATGGCTCTGCGCTATCCAATGGCCGTGGGCCTCAACAAAGGCCACAAGGTGACCAAGAACGTGAGCAAGCCGAGGCACAGCCGCCGCCGCGGG CGCCTCACCAAGCACACCAAGTTCGTGCGGGACATGATCCGGGAGGTGTGTGGCTTCGCCCCTTATGAGCGGCGGGCCATGGAGCTGCTCAAGGTCTCCAAGGACAAGCGGGCCCTCAAATTCATCAAGAAACGG GTGGGGACACACATCCGCgccaagaggaagagagaggagctgAGCAACGTCCTGGCCGCCATGAGGAAAGCGGCCGCTAAGAAGGACTGA
- the MICOS13 gene encoding MICOS complex subunit MIC13 codes for MVPRVWSLMRFLIKGSVAGGAIYLVYDQELLGPSDKSQAALQKAEEVVPTAMYQFSQYVCEQTGLKIPQLPAPPKFNFHIRESWNSGIITMMSALSVAPSKAWEYSKEGWEYLKERTK; via the exons ATGGTACCCCGAGTGTGGTCCTTGATGAG GTTTCTCATCAAGGGCAGTGTGGCTGGTGGTGCTATCTACCTGGTGTACGACCAGGAGCTGCTGGGACCCAGTGACAAGAGCCAGGCCGCCCTTCAGAAGGCAGAGGAGGTGGTCCCCACCGCCATGTACCAGTTCAGCCAGTACGTGTGTGAGCAGACAGGCCTGAAGATACCCCAG ctcccagcccctccaAAGTTTAACTTTCACATCCGGGAGTCCTGGAATTCAG GGATCATCACAATGATGTCGGCTCTGTCGGTGGCCCCCTCCAAGGCCTGGGAGTACTCCAAAGAAGGTTGGGAATACCTGAAGGAGCGAACCAAGTAG
- the HSD11B1L gene encoding hydroxysteroid 11-beta-dehydrogenase 1-like protein isoform X2: MKMLLLTGLGALFFAYYWDDNFNPASLQGARVLLTGASAGVGEELAYHYARLGSHLVLTAPTEALLQKVVGNCRKLGAPKVFYIAADMAFPEVPERVVRFALDKLGGLDYLVLNHLGAAPAGTRARRAQATRWLMQVNFLSYVQLTSLALPSLTDSKGSLVVVSSLLGACTRGGERGSHRAPCGLAWRCQEDFLEEGEQCVTAQPLPSGAPRPRAHLLLQPLLGGQVRSGQLLWLSPAGAGRAGRECGYHHVRPGPPGSRLSRGGCQGRHEGQGGSRAQGSSGCDPRRRHTCLWRLLPMALPPALPASRLAALPEGLVHPPGSQHHGPRCCLSSEDFPANYPGARTHTKTPLREWRRSRRKSSRQKSKTETNYQHLKTIRTPCATVDSLPGILPGTWKTTPQPSQLSLKI; the protein is encoded by the exons ATGAAGATGCTACTCCTCACTGGGCTGGGAGCCCTGTTCTTTGCCTATTATTGGGATGACAACTTTAACCCAG CCAGCCTCCAGGGAGCCCGAGTGCTGCTGACCGGAGCCAGTGCAGGTGTGGGGGAGGAGCTGGCCTATCACTACGCACGCCTGGGCTCCCACCTGGTGCTCACTGCCCCCACTGAGGCTCTCCTGCAGAAG GTGGTAGGGAACTGCCGGAAGCTGGGCGCTCCCAAGGTCTTCTACATCGCTGCGGACATGGCCTTCCCTGAGGTGCCCGAGCGCGTGGTGCGGTTTGCGCTGGACAAGCtgg GAGGGCTGGACTACCTGGTGCTGAACCACCTCGGCGCCGCCCCGGCAGGCACGCGGGCCCGCAGAGCCCAGGCGACACGCTGGCTTATGCAG GTGAACTTCCTGAGTTACGTGCAACTAACTTCGTTGGCGCTGCCCAGTCTGACCGACAGCAAGGGCTCCCTGGTGGTGGTGTCCTCGTTGCTAGGTGCGTGCACGCGGGGCGGAGAGCGGGGAAGCCACAGGGCTCCATGTGGCTTAGCCTGGAGGTGCCAGGAAgatttcctggaggagggggagcagTGTGTGACTGCTCAGCCGCTGCCCTCCGGCGCCCCCAGGCCGCGTGCCCACCTCCTTCTCCAGCCCCTACTCGGCGGCCAAGTTCGCTCTGGACAGCTTCTTTGGCTCTCTCCGGCGGGAGCTGGACGTGCAGGACGTGAATGTGGCTATCACCATGTGCGTCCTGGGCCTCCGGGATCGCGCCTCAGCCGCGGAGGGTGTCAG GGGCGTCACGAAGGCCAAGGCGGCTCCAGGGCCCAAGGCAGCTCTGGCTGTGATCCGAGGCGGCGCCACACGTGCCTCTGGCGTCTTCTACCCATGGCGCTTCCACCTGCTCTGCCTGCTTCGCGGCTGGCTGCCCTACCCGAGGGCCTGGTTCATCCGCCAGGATCTCAACATCACGGTCCCCGCTGCTGCCTGAGCTCCGAAGACTTTCCAGCTAACTATCCTGGAGCTAGGACTCACACCAAGACACCTCTGAGAGAGTGGCGGAGGTCCAGGAGAAAGTCATCAAGACAGAAAAGTAAAACCGAGACAAACTACCAGCACCTGAAAACAATCAGAACTCCGTGTGCAACTGTCGACAGCTTGCCAGGCATCTTACCAGGAACTTGGAAGACAACACCCCAGCCTTCTCAACTGTCACTAAAGATATGA